The window ttgttaaattattaagaaTTATTACATGATTaggataaataataaataaataaattatgataccATCATCATCCTAGCAAACTCCTCATAGCTAACTAAACCATCTCCATCTAAATCTGCTTCTCTAATCATCTGCTCTGCCTCTTCATCTGATAACCTCTCTCCTAAATTTATCATCACATTCCTCAACTGCgtccaaaatttaataattaatttctaacatatttaaattatttttaataataataataaaacatcaaGAAATTAATTAAGACCTCAAGAGCTGAAATAAAACCATCCTGGTCTCTGTCAAATACTTTGAATGCTTCTCGCAGTTCATCGGACACATTATCCTGCACGCGTGTGATTAAGTAAAATAtgaactaattaaattttatttttaaaacgatgtattatattaaaaatgacgAAAATCGTTCaaatataccttaattttattGGACATAATACTCAAGAACTCGTTAAAGTCGATAGTTCCATCCCCATCTACATCGACTTCATTCATCATTTCTTCAACCTCTTCTTTGGTTGGATGTTCATTCAACGACTGTATCACCGCCGCTAGCTCCTCCGTCGTAATCACtcctaattataaatttataattaattaattaattaacacccaaaaatcaattattattattatatatataaaagaaaaaataattaattagtaccATCCGAATCCTTGTCTATCAAGCAAAAGGCATCCTTAAACTCGGCAATCTGATCGACTGTCAAAGTATTATAAGccattgaaataaattaatattaaaaactgatatatgtagagagagaaagagagatattTGTAGAAAATGAGAAGGAAGGGAGGGGTGTATTTAAATGAGAAAGGAAAAGGGGTTTTAggaaatttcaattataataatcgTGTGGgaaaattaaagagagaaaaagtcAAGAAGcggatttttataaaataatatttgctAAGAAAGTCCGGTCTGcagtcaaataatttaaaccGAGTATTTCCTGACCCTTCTATggaaaacattttatttatttaggtgTTAAAGTTGGAGCTATTACAAAttgtttaattctttttattaaattattaagcaTGTGAGTATAGAAAGTTTGAAtagtttcaaaaaattataatttgatgtcCTTAACAGATTAAACAATTTTGATTATGAGTGGttgatattattattgaatgtaGTATAGTCGTTGATGTCGACCATCTAAGatgatcaaataaataaataaaataattagagcaATATTATTTACTCATAGTTGTTATTAAAAGACTCAAAGTcacaattttgattttaatttaaaaataaaaataataagtaaataaattaaataaaagtgaaagtATTTACTGTAATGTATAAtgctaatttattattatatatatatatatatatataaaagtttgatTGGTTGTTCGACTTATTAAATTTTTCATCATTTATCATTATTAAgatgtttgaaattataaaattgttgaatttattattaagattttatttatcataaatttattttattattgaatgtctatatttgtatttagatgatttgatttgatttggttggtattattttttaatttattttaaatctagaTGGTTTCAAATTTCTTTATCGGGCCATTGCCCTCCGCCCTCATCTTTATCTTAGTGGATTGGTCAAACTTACATTTTGAGATGTgtcaaacaataaaataatgtaaCTTTCATTACTTCTTGGATGACTTTTGCActtaaataaatgaatgaaatgagAGAAAAGtggataaattaaattaaattaagaagttAAAAACTTGAATTCTGTATCTGAGGAGAATTTGCCTTGGAACTTCCTTCATATATTTGGTAGGGTGAACATCTTCCATCACCGGCCATATATCTGATCGACCGCCACAAAACTAATTACCGACCtatattagatttattaatcataaatattttataaccatattaaaaaaaatattgttatatttatttgcTTAAATAAccaaactaataaaaattatttagctTTTAAGagattaacttatatattttataaacttttgatgtgatttaaacttattaaaatgatttaacattatattttgcacattttataatttaaactattttgtaatatatatttataacagtATTATAATTAGTCTACTAATAATATTCTATATTACTATATTACAGGCAGGGACAGAAGTTAGGAG is drawn from Impatiens glandulifera chromosome 3, dImpGla2.1, whole genome shotgun sequence and contains these coding sequences:
- the LOC124933075 gene encoding calmodulin-like protein 11, which gives rise to MAYNTLTVDQIAEFKDAFCLIDKDSDGVITTEELAAVIQSLNEHPTKEEVEEMMNEVDVDGDGTIDFNEFLSIMSNKIKDNVSDELREAFKVFDRDQDGFISALELRNVMINLGERLSDEEAEQMIREADLDGDGLVSYEEFARMMMVS